Below is a window of Streptomyces qaidamensis DNA.
CTCCCGCTCCCAAGGCTCCGCTGGAGCGCACCACCATCGAGCGCCGCGCGGTGCGCGAGTTCGACGTCCTGATCGACATCAAGTTCGCCGGCATCTGCCACTCGGACATCCACCAGGCCCAGGAGGGCTGGGGCGAGGCGATCTTCCCGATGGTCCCCGGCCACGAGATAGCCGGTGTCGTCACCGAGGTGGGTCCGGGCGTCACGAAGTTCGCCGTCGGCGACCGTGTGGGCGTCGGCTGCATGGTCGACTCCTGCCGCGAGTGCGAGAACTGCAAGGACGGACGCGAGCAGTACTGCGTCAAGGGCAACGTCCCCACGTACAACGGCATCGGCAAGGACGGCGAGCCCACCTACGGCGGCTACGCGCAGAAGGTCGTCGTCGACGAGAACTTCGTCGTCCGCATCCCCGACGGGCTGTCGCTCGACGTCGCGGCCCCGCTGCTGTGCGCCGGCATCACCCTGTACTCCCCGCTCCGGCGCTTCGGTGCCGGCCCCGGCAAGAAGGTCGCGATCGTCGGCCTGGGCGGCCTCGGCCACATGGGCGTCAAGATCGCCGACGCCCTCGGTGCCGAGGTGACCGTGCTGTCGCAGTCCCTGCGCAAGCAGGAGGACGGCCTGCGACTGGGCGCGGCCCACTACTACGCCACCAGCGACCCGAAGACCTTCGAGGAGCTGGCCGGCACGTTCGACCTGATCGTGTCCACGGTCTCCGCCCCGCTGGACTTCAACGCCTACCTGTCACTGCTGAAGACCGAGGGCACGCTGGCGAACGTCGGCGCCCCCGAGGAGCCGATCTCCC
It encodes the following:
- a CDS encoding NAD(P)-dependent alcohol dehydrogenase is translated as MTTVAAYAAPAPKAPLERTTIERRAVREFDVLIDIKFAGICHSDIHQAQEGWGEAIFPMVPGHEIAGVVTEVGPGVTKFAVGDRVGVGCMVDSCRECENCKDGREQYCVKGNVPTYNGIGKDGEPTYGGYAQKVVVDENFVVRIPDGLSLDVAAPLLCAGITLYSPLRRFGAGPGKKVAIVGLGGLGHMGVKIADALGAEVTVLSQSLRKQEDGLRLGAAHYYATSDPKTFEELAGTFDLIVSTVSAPLDFNAYLSLLKTEGTLANVGAPEEPISLNLFSVIGGGKTLAGSMIGGIAETQEMLDFCAEHGLGAEIELIRGDQINEAYERVQASDVRYRFVIDTATI